The sequence below is a genomic window from Nakaseomyces glabratus chromosome F, complete sequence.
TGCCTCAAATGATGTAGTTAAATTTCCTTCTGCTCTTCATAATCGTTACGCCCCaaggaatattttttgtaccATTTCAAGTGCTCTTGACAATGCGAGACAAGGAATTAGGGACACAATGGACTTTTTTTCATGGCCcaaattctttttattttgaggACCCATTGTCACATCAAAAGACCTCAAAAAAGATGTGATAAtacaaacaaaagaaagagcTTATCTTACTTCCGTATTTCGATATTTAAACTTAAACAAGGACATGGAGATGGTATCTATATTCTACGAAAGGGGGATTGGAACTTTGCAGTTTCTTTCGGAGCAATTGAGAGAGTTTTTGTCTGATGCTGATGCATGCAACGTGAAGGGACAAAAAGATGGCTACTAGAATACTTGAGGTAATATAGTGGTCAAATTTTCTTGGTTATGCTGGCCCAGGTAATTGATTTTTGAGagatattttgataaattttcGGGTATTGCATCCGATGGTCCGAAAAGCGCTTGTTTGTTTACAGATTCTACAGTGGGAAATGGAATATATACGAAACCGTAATTACTACTCACAGAAGGTTGTAGTGTCCCAATGTTATACATTATATAAGTTAAGTAGTggcatttctttttttttactcGAGGCAGAATGTTTTTTAGGTCTTGTGTAAAGGTGACAAGAATACAGCATTCTACACTTCTATCTCAAGTTCGAGTATACCGGCAAAATTTTAGAATAAACGGAAactgaagatattgatagGTTGTGAAAAAGAACGGAAGGCTTGGCTTTGCATAGTTTCTGTCCTTAACCTCTACCCCATTATAATGCTTAAATGCTGTCAAGGCTACCTTTGATTACATATCGAATTGCtacaatttcttttttttttcatttctttccTTTGATTATGCATCTTTCTTTGCATATATCTACAAGGAATTGCTTTTCCTATTTATGTTCTCGATATTTGTAATAAaattccttttctttttgctATTCCTATTTTGGAACATTGTACTTCCAGGGGAACAAATGAGATGGGAAATTGTGCCAAAGAACAGttaaaaactaaaaaaaatatgtgCCTAAAGGAGGGTTCCTATTAGCGagcaatatcatcaaatgaCGGCATACACTCCCAGTTTACAATACAAGTAATGACAGGCCCCACTATTTCACATCTTAAACTGCTAAAAAAATGCGTGTAATTTTAGATTTTGgtgtcaaaaaaaaaaaaagaaattccTTCTGGAGTATAAAATAGGCAAGTCGCTACTTGTTCATCCGCGGCCCGAAACAAACGTAGTATATGTTGTCATTACGTTGTTTTCTGATAGATCTCATCTCATCGGATTTTGACTTCCTCGCTTAATCCCCACAAGCCTTTCTCAAATGCCTTCAGAACAGTCCGTataatatgaaaatgacaGTATTACtaagggaaaaaaaagaaataattgcAGGAAAGAGGCACTAATCTTGCATTTTTGCACACAAATTTCGTAGCAAAAACCGAAAATCAACTTTTTCCCTAAGAAGCAACTGTAGTATCTACTAAAAAAGCTGTAGTTGAATTAGcattgaaaatattctactttcttttttttagttaTTTCTTCGATGAAGGTTTTAATGAATGCGGAACCTAATGACGCATAACTTACAGTTCAATTGGTAATATCAATCGCTTATGGATATTATGACAACCAAGTTCAAGAACCATCACAAGTGAGCTATGTATAACCCCTATTTCGATGGGGGGGAGAAAGATTCTGTGGTACTAATTAGACAGTTCACGGCATACTTTATAGAAATACATTATTTTAGGACGCTGCTTCACAATTAGGCCATCAACTAATGTACAAGTATGACAGAACCCATTTTGGTTATTCTTTCCAATAGTCTTTTTTCCTAAAACAATAATGTAGTATTTGGATGCAGCTGTTAAACAAAAATGTCAATCAAAATAGATGAAGCGGTGGCTCAATGGTAGAGCTTTCGACTCCAGTTAAACTCTGGGACTTCCTCGGAATTCATGATTGCAATCGAAGGGTTGCAGGTTCAATTCCTGTCCGtttcatttatatttttttagtaATTCAACTAGTATTCGTATAAAGGTAGACACAGTAATAACTGTGTGATTGATGTTGAAGAGACCTGAATGTTCATTATTAACTCGATGAGATAAATGTATGCTTCCTGTACGCTTTGTACTGTAAAACTCAACCtctcattatatttttattccGAAAAGTGCCAGTGAGAAGTACACTTCCATTCtgtttttgatatagtACAATTGGTCAAAGCCGCGGATAAAGTCAATAGAGACTGCCTATAAGATATGAGCGAAAAACACCacgcagactacaccaACTTTAATGCCACTGACAGATCCGAGGCTCTTCAGCTTCTGATTGATTCATATGAAGCCCTAGCTATGGACCAAAGGAATTGGGTTTGTAACTTGGCTAATGCTGCTTCATTGCTTTGGCATGCATACAAATCCTTAAACGTCAACGTAAATTGGACGGGGTTTTATATAAGAAATGGTGAAAAAGAGCAACTATTACTGGGACCATTTCAAGGAAAAGTCGCTTGTCAGACAATAGATTTTGGCAGAGGTGTTTGTGGTATTGCTGCAAGTTCACAAGAAACACAGTTAGTACCAGATGTAGACAAATTTCCAGGACACATTGCATGCGATGGTGAGACTAAGAGTGAGATTGTTGTTCCAATTGTGTCTCAGAGCGGTAAAACTCTAGGTGTTATTGATTTAGATTGTCTTGATTTTGAAGGGTTCACTGATGTCGATAAAGAATATCTTGAAAAGCTGGCATTGGCAATTACCAAGAGTTGTGACTTCTAAAGTTCTGACTACATGTACTTGATGTATTATATCATCACAAAACTCAACTATTATATAGCTAATTCCAATAAAAATCTCTGTTATTATTCAAACTTAAAAACTTTGGTTAAATATTTGTACAAGTAAATTTCTAAAATCCTAGTTCCTTCATTGCATCAAGGGcatcctcatcttcttcttcgcCTGGGTCAATCCCAGTATCCTTATCGTCACCTAGCTCTTCAATCTTTTGTGTTGCATAATTATTGAGTTCTTCTTCCATAGCAAGCAATTCGTCTTCTTCTGAAATGCCAATAACAGTACCATCACTATTGGTAACCCCCTTAGGATTATTATCAGAGATAGGTAGGGTCGTGTCTGATGTTGGAACAGCATGTGTGTTTGAAGTAGCACTTTCGTGAGCTATTGAAGAAGGAGGAGGAACACTTCTATATAAATCActgtcatcatcatcttcttcatctctAGCAAATAAGTGCCTTGTTGTTTCTTGGCCACCCGTTATCAGTTGATTGGTGTCGTTCTCTACATTATTATTCTCATCATTACTATTCGCATCATTATTTGGTAGTTGTGTGCTAGTTACTGGTTGACTGTTATTAGCGGGATTCTGTTTGTCACTTCTATATCCATCACCAAACTGATTTTCCATATCAGCGCGAAAAAGTTCCGTTCTATAGTTCCTTAAATCTGCATCTGTCTTTCCCAGACTGTTGCAAAGCCTTACAAAATCTTTAAATTTAGCCTTAGGGAATAATTCGTGAGCCCACAGCTGATAGAACTGAATAATATGTTCCAGATTTTTATAAGTGGACCTTGACTTTGAGATACGTACGCGTTTGGGCGCATGTTTCATAACATACGGGAGGCCATTGGGACTCAGAAGTCTTTCTGCTGTTAACTTCACCTGCGGCCGCCTGACTTTTGCATTTACTGCTGTAGGATCATCATTAATCATGGTTGGATCGCTCGCTACTCCGCCGGTCAGCGGGTCTTCTATTTCAGCATGTTGTGTTGGCTCAGCACCAACACCTAGCATTAGCatatcatcttcatccatatttttttagtaTGGCTATATCTACTAAAATTTTCTGGTTAATGACTATACCATGGTAATTTATTTCAATGACACTTGCAGTTATATTGATGAAGTATTGACGACTTCTccaagctcatcgcatttcGTTTGCTGGTGACAAAACGCGTTACATAGTTACAGTCAAGTGATCTCCCCTTGTGTAATGATATTAGTATGGATCACATCAGCTCTGATACCTCTATATTTCAGGAGATGGACATTTGGAATATTTATATgagaataaaatacatTGAAATGCGATGTCGTAGATGTCTAATTAACATTTCCAATTCTTAGACTTTATACAAAAATAAGATGCTACAGATTATACCGATTATACAGAACACAAAAGCGAGATTGGTAAATATATTGAGACCCCTggatattatattatatatctCTTACTTGTTCTACAGCAGCAAAGCTTTTATAGAAAGAATTGCATGAGAGAGGTAACAAGAATACTTGTATAAGTCGGTTCATAAAATCGTGTGATACGGGGTGCTGTGATGTAGACAATTTAACTAAGATCTCAGGTCAAGCGAATACTGGAAGGGCAATTCCATTGTGGTTAAGAAGGAAATATCGAGTGTAGAACTTGAAGTCAGAATTGATTCGTAACTATTTCAAGCATACATACCATTCGAATATTGGTACTGAACCAATTGTTTGAACAATTAGCAGTTTGATTAGGCTTAGCTATGTTTGGTCAGCCTAGGTTGTTTGGTGCGAACTCGCAGCCGTTTGGATCTACTAATAATACTGGATCAACAGGCGCATTTGGAAATGTACAAAACAACAATGTTCAATCTGGTTTTAGTGGTTTTGGTAGCAACAACAACGCAAGCAATGCACCACAAAGCGGTGCTTTTGGAGCAAATACCAGTAGTTTGAACTCTCCTTTTGGATCAAACAACAATGCCATGGGAACTCCATCCAATTCCACAACAAGTGGAGGTGGTCTTTTCGGTATGCAGAACCCTAATACATCTGGAATGGCTGGTGGCAACTCTTTATTTGGTATGAACAATAATGGGAATACAGGAACTACAATGATGGGTGGCTTGCCCGTCGGTGGTATGAATGCTGGTGCTGGTACTGGTACTGCAATTAAACCATTTCAGGTTGTGGAAGAGAAGGACATGACAACCAATGCTATTAATATGTATCAAAGTATCACCTTTATGAATGAGTACCGCAACtattcttttgaagaattgagAATGCAAGATTATAAAGCTGGTAGAAAATTTGCTAACAGTTCCGCTACTTCAACTGGTTTTGGCACGGGCCAAAATCAGCAGTTTGGTGCATTTGGTAATACTAATTCAGCACAGCCTGGTGCACAATCTAGTCCATTCGGCCAAAAGCCAGCATCCGGAGGTTTATTTGGAGGTAATGGTGTGGGATCCACCTCAACAGGTCTTTTTGGATCCAATCAGACCTCTACAAATACTTTTGGTGCTAACAACGGAAGCACATTTGGAAACAATGCTGCAAGTAGTGGCGGTCTTTTC
It includes:
- a CDS encoding L-methionine (R)-S-oxide reductase (CAGL0F06127g~Protein of unknown function); translated protein: MSEKHHADYTNFNATDRSEALQLLIDSYEALAMDQRNWVCNLANAASLLWHAYKSLNVNVNWTGFYIRNGEKEQLLLGPFQGKVACQTIDFGRGVCGIAASSQETQLVPDVDKFPGHIACDGETKSEIVVPIVSQSGKTLGVIDLDCLDFEGFTDVDKEYLEKLALAITKSCDF
- the CSM3 gene encoding Csm3p (CAGL0F06149g~Ortholog(s) have role in DNA repair, DNA replication checkpoint, establishment of mitotic sister chromatid cohesion, maintenance of DNA repeat elements, meiotic chromosome segregation, replication fork arrest, replication fork protection), with protein sequence MDEDDMLMLGVGAEPTQHAEIEDPLTGGVASDPTMINDDPTAVNAKVRRPQVKLTAERLLSPNGLPYVMKHAPKRVRISKSRSTYKNLEHIIQFYQLWAHELFPKAKFKDFVRLCNSLGKTDADLRNYRTELFRADMENQFGDGYRSDKQNPANNSQPVTSTQLPNNDANSNDENNNVENDTNQLITGGQETTRHLFARDEEDDDDSDLYRSVPPPSSIAHESATSNTHAVPTSDTTLPISDNNPKGVTNSDGTVIGISEEDELLAMEEELNNYATQKIEELGDDKDTGIDPGEEEDEDALDAMKELGF